The following are encoded together in the Nocardioides sp. Arc9.136 genome:
- a CDS encoding SigE family RNA polymerase sigma factor: MRVRGRDDTEFTEFVVLHSDRLYRSAYLLTTSPHAAEDLLQTTLAKAFAGWRRLRTADDPVAYCHRILLNTFLSDRRLRRSGELPVGELPGRDAAGTATPSADVADRVTLMAALAELAPLDRAVVVLRFWHDASVATTAAHLHLTESAVKNRTGRALRRLRDLLADDIDLPRSTS, from the coding sequence GTGCGTGTGCGCGGCCGGGACGACACGGAGTTCACCGAGTTCGTGGTCCTGCACTCCGACCGGCTCTACCGGAGCGCCTACCTGCTGACCACCTCGCCCCACGCCGCCGAGGACCTGCTGCAGACCACGCTCGCCAAGGCCTTCGCCGGCTGGCGGCGGCTGCGCACCGCCGACGACCCGGTGGCCTACTGCCACCGCATCCTGCTCAACACGTTCCTCTCCGACCGGCGGCTGCGTCGCAGCGGTGAGCTGCCGGTCGGGGAGCTGCCCGGACGGGACGCTGCCGGCACCGCCACGCCGTCTGCCGACGTCGCCGACCGGGTCACGCTGATGGCCGCCCTGGCCGAGCTCGCCCCGCTCGACCGGGCCGTGGTGGTGCTGCGCTTCTGGCACGACGCCAGCGTCGCCACCACGGCCGCCCACCTCCACCTCACCGAGTCGGCGGTGAAGAACCGCACCGGCCGGGCCCTGCGCCGGCTGCGCGACCTGCTCGCCGACGACATCGACCTCCCG
- a CDS encoding PKD domain-containing protein yields the protein MSRTSSSVLPPRRRLLTVLLTVLVALVPALAVTVVTAATVPAQAAPGVVDFVAADSTAGNRTAHTVRVPAAVQAGDALVLVLTTNSTTSTVTDTLPGWTLLQSRDGDGVRGRAWTRTATAADAGSTVTVTGSALAKSVLAVSAYRSTGAASVVASAIGGSDASGTSHATPPAAVTQAGSWLVSAWAEKSSSTLAWTLPAGTTARTTAAGTGSGKISGVVGDSAGPVAVGAPTARTATTDVAASRTSLLSVVVAPGEVAAPTNTAPEPVFTTSCDALSCTFNATGSTDADGDELTYAWDFGDGSNGTGATPTHAYAADGTRTVRLTVSDGTATGTTTQPVTVSRAVAQGEISFVGAASTQGARTNHRVVVPATVQAGDVLVLFLTTNTTAATITAPAGWTPLQTRTGDGIVGRTWTRTATATDAGADATPTTSVTAKAVVGVAAYRSTGGADVTASAIGGSNTSGSSHTTPSVPVARTNSWVVNVWSEKSSTTATWSLPAGVTERTANAATGTGRISAVLADSAATVPIGTAPGRTATTSVAVSRTALSSIVIGPEQEAPNQPPTAAFTSSCDALVCTFDASGTTDAEGDELTYSWAFGDGQSGTGRNAQHTYAAGGQRTVTLTVGDGVDTDTATGTVSPTPSVVQGDISYVGSASSAGNRPSHTVRVPATVKPLDRLVLFLTTNSTEVALPTDIPGWTLLQSRDGTGIRGRVWTRSATPADAGADVTVTTASWIKSAMSVAAYRSTGPALVSASAVGGSNVSGTSHTTPSVPVAHAKSWLVNVWSEKSSTDGTTWTLPTSSTQRTTAASTGTGKVSTVLGDSAGEVPVGTAAGRTATTSASVSRSMLFSVVIDPGTDATETNEAPTADFFAGCSGLTCEFDAGDSFDPDEDQLTYTWDFGDGTTGDGVDPSHTYATNGQRTVKLTVSDGVLSDEATRTVATSPVNPAPGHTRIVPDTPRTNMPYIANGEIWDIEFVGNRAYVAGTFTTIANRANGSTTTYQQAGLAAFDASTGLVDARFRPVLGLGGVEAVEASPDGQRLYIGGDFGTVNGVSRKAIARIDPVTGAPVEEFQANGNGKVQELAVTNTTVYAGGRFTSVNNVPRSSLVAVNAVTGEVRGDFVNNITGGIGTNGATTVQRLKLTRDEGRLLVVHTGRQVNGHDRYGVAIINTRTNQLTAWRSRIWEENLQYVGGIQRIYGGDISPDGSWFAVSSGSGGDRPPINDTVIAFPMEGGDDVKPMWISRLFDSVYSVAISEQAVYVGGHFAWNESPTSPQPWPGLDDQGYGTGQGLSGYGLGDAVVKREHLGALNPADGTAVEWNPGSNSFEGNKHIELTPRGLWTGGDASTQGEFNVGRLAFFDFGSVPAANGVETAITDPIEGRIKPVAEEFTISGTASAASGVRSVQVEIMDRGSRRYLNDDLTTWGTTTSNTITATLTTPGATSTGWTLPLSMSSNRELKVLARTVAANGSQDPSKATKKFETFGTADQPPSTNVTGPSGSVINTTTFTITGNATDDIGVNSLTLAVKDSQNRYLQANGTATSTYYAFRVTPDVVGGVSTTWSQEITVPHEDTWMAMARATDTAGQGDLDTADRSWLVATNAVAPTVTISKPVTMTPPTAVGTVQVAPGQPVTFSGTATDDQDLREVFISLRNTTTRENLGADGSWGVDVIAGAYRVSPVNITGKTFDWSWTTPFNLQPGSYSFSVGAEDDLGLSTPGSMQGRLTLAAQITGDAPPNGLLNVTGTVTGGQSLHLDLAGTATDDKGVAEVRVAIEDQDTNRYLQPGGTMGAAFATRNAVLATPGGTSTTWTLPVDLPTQGDWAVTAFAFDTAGQQDTSTTGATARYRIYPGDQPPVLTDNLFAPTEGATFPDGKIFISGRAEDDQAMQRVEVAVVNAAGQYMSSSGTFTSTTASWRSAFLNSPGTPGSNFSYTTPVIPAGAYTVRARAVDQHDQVTPVPTERHVTVTVPDGNQPPVPSFTVTCNQNVCTLDARGSTDENPTALTYSWNFGNGSGSGAVVTRTYTAAGTFTITLTARDEWGVTATATQTVTITEPPTNRPPNAVLNTPACTNLSCNFSAVGSADPDTGDTVTYRWVWGDATPNSTTASATHVFPAAGSYTVVLTVTDGWGKATTVERQVTVSAG from the coding sequence GTGTCCCGCACCTCCTCCTCCGTCCTGCCGCCCCGGCGGCGCCTGCTGACCGTGCTCCTCACCGTGCTCGTCGCCCTGGTCCCGGCCCTCGCCGTGACGGTCGTGACCGCGGCGACCGTGCCGGCGCAGGCGGCCCCCGGGGTCGTCGACTTCGTCGCGGCCGACAGCACCGCGGGCAACCGCACCGCACACACCGTGCGGGTGCCGGCGGCCGTCCAGGCGGGGGACGCCCTCGTGCTGGTCCTCACCACGAACTCGACCACCTCGACCGTCACGGACACGCTGCCGGGCTGGACGCTGCTGCAGTCGCGTGACGGGGACGGGGTCCGGGGCCGGGCGTGGACACGGACGGCCACGGCCGCCGACGCCGGCTCGACCGTCACCGTCACCGGCAGCGCGCTGGCGAAGTCGGTGCTCGCCGTCTCGGCGTACCGCAGCACCGGCGCCGCGTCGGTCGTCGCCTCCGCCATCGGGGGAAGCGACGCGAGCGGCACGAGCCACGCCACCCCCCCGGCCGCCGTCACCCAGGCCGGGTCCTGGCTGGTGAGCGCCTGGGCGGAGAAGTCCTCCTCGACGCTGGCCTGGACGCTGCCGGCGGGCACGACCGCGCGCACCACCGCCGCAGGGACCGGCTCGGGCAAGATCAGCGGCGTCGTCGGCGACTCCGCGGGCCCCGTGGCCGTGGGAGCGCCCACCGCGCGGACGGCGACCACCGACGTGGCGGCCTCCCGGACCTCCCTCCTCTCGGTCGTCGTGGCGCCCGGCGAGGTGGCCGCGCCGACCAACACCGCACCCGAGCCGGTGTTCACGACCTCCTGCGACGCGCTGTCGTGCACGTTCAACGCGACCGGCTCGACCGACGCCGACGGCGACGAGCTGACCTACGCCTGGGACTTCGGCGACGGCAGCAACGGCACCGGCGCCACCCCCACCCACGCGTACGCCGCCGACGGCACCCGCACGGTCCGGCTCACGGTGAGCGACGGCACGGCGACCGGCACCACCACTCAGCCGGTGACCGTCTCCCGCGCGGTCGCCCAGGGCGAGATCTCCTTCGTCGGCGCCGCCAGCACCCAGGGCGCCCGGACCAACCACCGCGTCGTCGTCCCGGCCACCGTCCAGGCCGGCGACGTCCTCGTCCTCTTCCTGACCACGAACACCACGGCCGCCACCATCACCGCGCCGGCCGGCTGGACGCCGCTGCAGACGCGCACCGGTGACGGCATCGTCGGTCGCACCTGGACCCGCACCGCCACCGCGACGGACGCCGGCGCGGACGCGACGCCCACCACCAGCGTCACCGCCAAGGCCGTCGTCGGCGTGGCGGCGTACCGCAGCACCGGCGGCGCCGACGTCACCGCGTCCGCGATCGGCGGCAGCAACACCTCGGGGTCCAGCCACACCACCCCGTCGGTGCCGGTGGCCCGCACCAACTCCTGGGTGGTCAACGTCTGGAGCGAGAAGTCCTCGACCACCGCGACCTGGTCGCTGCCCGCGGGCGTGACCGAGCGCACCGCCAACGCCGCCACCGGCACCGGGCGCATCAGCGCGGTCCTGGCCGACTCGGCCGCGACCGTGCCGATCGGCACCGCGCCGGGACGCACCGCGACGACGAGCGTCGCGGTCTCCCGCACGGCGCTCTCCTCGATCGTGATCGGTCCCGAGCAGGAGGCGCCCAACCAGCCGCCGACCGCAGCCTTCACCTCGAGCTGCGACGCCCTGGTCTGCACGTTCGACGCGTCCGGCACCACCGACGCTGAGGGCGACGAGCTGACCTACAGCTGGGCCTTCGGCGACGGCCAGAGCGGCACCGGCCGCAACGCGCAGCACACGTACGCCGCGGGCGGCCAGCGCACCGTCACGCTCACGGTGGGCGACGGGGTCGACACCGACACCGCGACCGGCACGGTCTCGCCGACGCCCAGCGTCGTGCAGGGCGACATCTCCTACGTCGGCTCGGCCAGCTCCGCCGGCAACCGGCCCTCCCACACGGTGCGGGTCCCGGCGACGGTGAAGCCGCTGGACCGGCTGGTGCTGTTCCTGACCACCAACTCCACGGAGGTCGCGCTGCCGACCGACATCCCGGGCTGGACGCTGCTGCAGTCGCGCGACGGCACCGGCATCCGCGGCCGCGTGTGGACCCGCAGCGCGACCCCGGCCGACGCCGGCGCGGACGTCACGGTCACCACGGCCTCGTGGATCAAGTCCGCGATGAGCGTGGCCGCCTACCGCAGCACGGGCCCGGCGCTGGTCTCGGCCTCGGCGGTCGGCGGCAGCAACGTCAGCGGGACGAGCCACACGACCCCGAGCGTCCCCGTGGCGCACGCGAAGTCGTGGCTGGTCAACGTCTGGAGCGAGAAGTCCTCGACCGACGGCACCACCTGGACGCTGCCGACCTCGAGCACCCAGCGGACCACCGCGGCGTCCACGGGCACGGGCAAGGTCAGCACGGTGCTCGGCGACTCGGCGGGGGAGGTCCCCGTCGGCACCGCCGCCGGCCGCACCGCCACGACGAGCGCGTCGGTCTCCCGGTCGATGCTGTTCTCGGTGGTGATCGACCCCGGCACGGACGCCACGGAGACCAACGAGGCGCCCACGGCGGACTTCTTCGCCGGCTGCTCCGGCCTCACCTGCGAGTTCGACGCCGGTGACTCCTTCGACCCCGACGAGGACCAGCTCACCTACACCTGGGACTTCGGCGACGGCACGACCGGTGACGGCGTCGACCCCTCGCACACCTACGCCACCAACGGGCAGCGCACCGTCAAGCTGACCGTGAGCGACGGCGTGCTCAGCGACGAGGCGACCCGGACGGTCGCCACCTCGCCGGTGAACCCCGCCCCGGGTCACACCCGGATCGTCCCCGACACCCCGCGCACGAACATGCCCTACATCGCCAACGGCGAGATCTGGGACATCGAGTTCGTCGGCAACCGGGCGTACGTCGCGGGCACCTTCACCACGATCGCCAACCGCGCGAACGGCAGCACGACGACCTACCAGCAGGCCGGCCTGGCGGCGTTCGACGCCAGCACCGGACTGGTCGACGCCCGGTTCCGCCCGGTCCTCGGGCTCGGCGGCGTCGAGGCCGTCGAGGCCTCGCCCGACGGGCAGCGCCTCTACATCGGCGGCGACTTCGGCACCGTCAACGGCGTCTCCCGCAAGGCGATCGCCCGGATCGACCCGGTCACCGGCGCGCCGGTGGAGGAGTTCCAGGCCAACGGCAACGGCAAGGTGCAGGAGCTGGCGGTCACCAACACCACCGTCTACGCCGGCGGCCGGTTCACCTCGGTGAACAACGTCCCGCGCAGCTCGCTGGTCGCGGTCAACGCCGTCACCGGCGAGGTGCGGGGCGACTTCGTCAACAACATCACCGGCGGCATCGGCACCAACGGCGCGACGACGGTCCAGCGGCTCAAGCTGACCCGCGACGAGGGCCGGCTGCTGGTCGTCCACACCGGTCGGCAGGTCAACGGCCACGACCGGTACGGCGTGGCGATCATCAACACCCGGACCAACCAGCTCACCGCCTGGCGCAGCCGGATCTGGGAGGAGAACCTCCAGTACGTCGGCGGCATCCAGCGCATCTACGGCGGCGACATCTCGCCCGACGGCTCCTGGTTCGCGGTGAGCAGCGGCTCCGGCGGCGACCGGCCGCCGATCAACGACACCGTCATCGCGTTCCCGATGGAGGGCGGCGACGACGTCAAGCCGATGTGGATCTCGCGGCTCTTCGACAGCGTCTACTCGGTGGCGATCTCCGAGCAGGCGGTGTACGTCGGCGGCCACTTCGCCTGGAACGAGTCGCCGACCTCGCCGCAGCCGTGGCCGGGGCTCGACGACCAGGGCTACGGCACCGGCCAGGGGCTTTCGGGCTACGGTCTCGGCGACGCCGTGGTCAAGCGCGAGCACCTGGGCGCGCTCAACCCCGCGGACGGCACCGCCGTGGAGTGGAACCCCGGCTCGAACTCCTTCGAGGGCAACAAGCACATCGAGCTCACCCCCCGGGGCCTGTGGACCGGCGGTGACGCCTCGACGCAGGGCGAGTTCAACGTCGGCCGGCTGGCGTTCTTCGACTTCGGCTCCGTGCCGGCGGCCAACGGCGTCGAGACCGCCATCACCGACCCGATCGAGGGCCGGATCAAGCCGGTCGCCGAGGAGTTCACGATCAGCGGGACGGCCTCCGCGGCCAGCGGCGTGCGCAGCGTCCAGGTCGAGATCATGGACCGCGGCTCGCGCCGCTACCTCAACGACGACCTCACGACGTGGGGCACCACGACCAGCAACACGATCACCGCGACCCTGACGACGCCGGGCGCGACGTCGACGGGGTGGACCCTGCCGCTGTCGATGTCCTCGAACCGGGAGCTGAAGGTGCTGGCCCGCACGGTCGCGGCGAACGGCTCGCAGGACCCGTCGAAGGCGACGAAGAAGTTCGAGACCTTCGGCACCGCCGACCAGCCGCCCAGCACGAACGTCACGGGACCGTCCGGATCGGTCATCAACACCACGACGTTCACGATCACGGGCAACGCGACCGACGACATCGGCGTCAACTCGCTGACGCTGGCGGTCAAGGACTCCCAGAACCGCTACCTGCAGGCGAACGGCACGGCTACGTCGACCTACTACGCCTTCCGGGTGACCCCGGACGTCGTCGGAGGCGTCTCCACGACGTGGTCGCAGGAGATCACGGTCCCCCACGAGGACACCTGGATGGCGATGGCACGTGCGACCGACACCGCGGGCCAGGGCGACCTGGACACCGCCGACCGGTCGTGGCTGGTGGCCACCAACGCGGTGGCCCCGACGGTGACCATCAGCAAGCCGGTGACGATGACCCCGCCGACGGCCGTCGGCACGGTGCAGGTCGCCCCGGGCCAGCCGGTGACGTTCTCCGGGACGGCCACCGACGACCAGGACCTGCGCGAGGTGTTCATCAGCCTGCGGAACACCACGACCCGGGAGAACCTCGGCGCCGACGGCAGCTGGGGCGTCGACGTCATCGCCGGGGCCTACCGCGTCTCGCCGGTCAACATCACGGGGAAGACCTTCGACTGGAGCTGGACGACCCCGTTCAACCTCCAGCCGGGCTCCTACTCCTTCTCCGTGGGTGCCGAGGACGACCTCGGGCTCAGCACCCCCGGCTCGATGCAGGGCCGCCTGACGCTGGCCGCCCAGATCACGGGTGACGCGCCGCCCAACGGGCTGCTCAACGTCACCGGGACCGTCACCGGTGGCCAGTCGCTCCACCTGGACCTGGCCGGCACCGCGACCGACGACAAGGGCGTGGCCGAGGTCCGCGTCGCGATCGAGGACCAGGACACCAACCGGTACCTCCAGCCCGGCGGCACCATGGGCGCGGCGTTCGCCACCCGGAACGCGGTGCTCGCCACCCCCGGCGGCACGAGCACCACCTGGACCCTCCCGGTCGACCTGCCGACGCAGGGCGACTGGGCGGTCACGGCGTTCGCCTTCGACACCGCCGGCCAGCAGGACACCTCGACGACGGGGGCGACGGCCCGGTACCGGATCTACCCCGGTGACCAGCCGCCGGTCCTGACCGACAACCTGTTCGCGCCCACGGAGGGGGCGACCTTCCCCGACGGCAAGATCTTCATCAGCGGCCGGGCCGAGGACGACCAGGCCATGCAGCGGGTCGAGGTGGCCGTCGTGAACGCCGCCGGGCAGTACATGAGCTCCAGCGGCACCTTCACCAGCACGACCGCCAGCTGGCGCTCGGCGTTCCTCAACAGCCCGGGCACGCCGGGGTCGAACTTCTCCTACACGACCCCGGTGATCCCGGCCGGGGCCTACACGGTCCGGGCGCGGGCGGTGGACCAGCACGACCAGGTCACGCCGGTGCCGACCGAGCGGCACGTGACGGTCACGGTGCCCGACGGCAACCAGCCGCCGGTCCCGAGCTTCACCGTCACCTGCAACCAGAACGTCTGCACCCTCGACGCCCGCGGCTCGACCGACGAGAACCCGACGGCGCTGACGTACTCATGGAACTTCGGCAACGGCAGCGGCTCGGGCGCGGTCGTGACGAGGACCTACACCGCGGCGGGCACCTTCACCATCACCCTCACCGCGAGGGACGAGTGGGGCGTCACCGCCACGGCCACGCAGACGGTCACGATCACGGAGCCGCCGACCAACCGGCCGCCGAACGCCGTGCTCAACACCCCGGCCTGCACCAACCTGTCGTGCAACTTCTCGGCCGTCGGGTCCGCCGACCCCGACACCGGCGACACGGTGACCTACCGCTGGGTGTGGGGCGACGCCACGCCGAACTCGACCACGGCGAGCGCCACCCACGTGTTCCCGGCGGCCGGGTCGTACACGGTGGTGCTGACGGTGACCGACGGCTGGGGCAAGGCGACCACCGTCGAGCGGCAGGTGACGGTCTCGGCCGGCTGA
- a CDS encoding bifunctional 3'-5' exonuclease/DNA polymerase, giving the protein MVRIRLARLPGERVLVVGDGPPGERERVLDAADLAAYVAEREAADGPRWVWDDTARWYPPLLAAGVRVERCHDLRLARRVLRRAPAVDVRLLAGDEAEHWDRLAPSAPSDPALFAVEDTAEHLRADLEDARQLAAATASPEPARLGLLLAAESAGALVAAEMTWAGVPWRTDVHERLLVDLLGPRPPRGARPQRLEALAGEVRAAFDAPGLNPDSRLELLAALRRAGLDVTDTRAGTLRRVDHPGIEPLLRYKRLAHLFSTNGWSWIDQWVRDGRFRPSYQPAGSATGRWSSNGGGALSFPVQVRSAAVADEGWVLVVADVAQLEPRVLAGMSGDRALARSARGADLYQGMVDDGAVASRNDAKLGLLGAMYGATSGESGRMVAELTRRYPAAFGLVEAAARAGERGEVVRTLLGRGSPGLGDAWDRDPDDPPLDPDGEARRRRAHGRFTRNFVVQGTGAEWALCWIADLRNRLWRLGGTGPVTSRPHLVLFLHDEVVVHAPAGLAAAVVAEVTEAAAAAGRLLFPGAALDFPLSVSVVRSYAEAGKGGAAGEDGAAGEDES; this is encoded by the coding sequence GTGGTCCGGATCCGTCTCGCGCGCCTGCCGGGGGAGCGGGTGCTCGTCGTCGGGGACGGCCCTCCCGGCGAGCGCGAGCGGGTGCTCGACGCGGCCGACCTGGCGGCGTACGTCGCCGAGCGCGAGGCCGCGGACGGGCCCCGGTGGGTGTGGGACGACACCGCGCGGTGGTACCCGCCGCTGCTCGCCGCCGGGGTGCGGGTGGAGCGGTGCCACGACCTGCGCCTGGCCCGCCGGGTGCTGCGCCGCGCGCCGGCGGTGGACGTGCGCCTGCTGGCCGGGGACGAGGCCGAGCACTGGGACCGGCTCGCGCCGAGCGCCCCGTCGGACCCCGCGCTGTTCGCGGTCGAGGACACCGCCGAGCACCTCCGCGCCGACCTCGAGGACGCCCGCCAGCTCGCCGCGGCCACCGCCTCGCCGGAACCTGCCAGGCTCGGGCTGCTGCTCGCGGCGGAGTCCGCGGGCGCGCTCGTCGCGGCGGAGATGACGTGGGCCGGGGTGCCCTGGCGCACCGACGTCCACGAGCGGCTGCTCGTCGACCTGCTCGGGCCGCGGCCACCGCGCGGGGCCCGGCCGCAGCGGCTCGAGGCGCTCGCGGGCGAGGTGCGCGCCGCGTTCGACGCCCCCGGCCTCAACCCGGACTCGCGGCTCGAGCTGCTCGCCGCGCTGCGCCGGGCCGGGCTGGACGTCACCGACACCCGGGCGGGGACGCTGCGCCGCGTCGACCACCCGGGCATCGAACCGTTGCTGCGCTACAAGCGGCTGGCCCACCTGTTCTCCACCAACGGCTGGTCCTGGATCGACCAGTGGGTCCGGGACGGGCGCTTCCGCCCGTCGTACCAGCCGGCGGGCTCGGCCACCGGCCGCTGGTCCTCCAACGGTGGCGGCGCGCTGTCGTTCCCGGTCCAGGTGCGGTCCGCCGCCGTCGCCGACGAGGGCTGGGTCCTCGTCGTCGCCGACGTGGCGCAGCTCGAGCCCCGCGTGCTGGCCGGGATGAGCGGCGACCGTGCCCTGGCCCGCTCGGCGCGCGGAGCCGACCTCTACCAGGGGATGGTCGACGACGGGGCGGTCGCGAGCCGCAACGACGCCAAGCTCGGCCTGCTCGGGGCGATGTACGGCGCGACGAGCGGGGAGAGCGGACGGATGGTCGCCGAGCTGACCCGGCGCTACCCGGCAGCCTTCGGCCTGGTCGAGGCGGCCGCACGCGCGGGGGAGCGCGGCGAGGTGGTCCGCACGCTGCTCGGACGGGGCTCGCCGGGCCTCGGTGACGCCTGGGACCGGGACCCGGACGACCCGCCGCTCGACCCGGACGGCGAGGCGCGCCGGCGGCGGGCGCACGGCCGTTTCACCCGAAACTTCGTCGTCCAGGGCACCGGCGCGGAGTGGGCGCTGTGCTGGATCGCCGACCTGCGCAACCGGCTCTGGCGGCTGGGCGGCACCGGGCCGGTGACGTCGCGCCCGCACCTGGTCCTCTTCCTGCACGACGAGGTCGTCGTCCACGCCCCGGCCGGTCTCGCCGCGGCCGTCGTCGCGGAGGTGACCGAGGCGGCCGCCGCGGCCGGGCGCCTGCTCTTCCCCGGCGCGGCACTGGACTTCCCGCTCAGCGTCTCGGTGGTCCGGTCCTACGCGGAGGCCGGGAAGGGCGGCGCGGCCGGCGAGGACGGAGCGGCCGGCGAGGACGAGTCCTGA